TGCAACACGTGTCATGCTACGATCACTTTCTCGGCTTGGCGTTGACGCTGATCTCGTCGTCATTGCTTCACTCGATGTTCCTCTTCATTGGGTTCAAACTCTGTAAGTCTCAATTCCTCCATTCTTCTCTTTTACATAAATTCACTCAAAAAAGTTAGTTATCAAAAGCTGTCCACAGCTTTACTCTAGTAGTAAAAGCGCATAACGTGATATATTAATTGCCTAGTGTTAAGAGCGCAGCTCGTAATATGTGAGTTATGCAGCAGGTGAATTAAAGCCTATTATTGAGTTTGAATTTTTCGTCACTGACTATGGAGATTTCTGTATTATAAAAAGGGTCATCGGAAAATTAGAGAAAAGTTATAGAATATACTTTTAACGTCACCGGACATCCAATTAGTAACTAGGTtccctttatttatttttatttcctttttggttttAAAGCATTAAATTTTCCAGATGTGTAGTGAGCTTGAAAATGGGGTTACTTTGAAGGCCCACATAAATCTGGTTATGTCGACCAGGATGTCAAAAAAGAGGAGGGTCTGTTTATTTCACAATAGAATTTTAAATATTTGTCAAATGGTAGTGGAAGTTTAATGATTCTAGGAAGAAACTTAAAATATGTAGTTGGAATTGGTCAATTCTTGTTtcaacttattttattttatttttttgcaaaTAAATTGCTTTAAAGTCCGTGAAAGGAGGGGGTCGCATATTAATTAGGGAATTAGTAAGCAATGGCCCTCTTGATTTTGCCAGCACATACGCGTTTCTGcaaagaaaatttctataatataTCAGAACTaatattaatttttctttttgaagGGAGAACTAATTATTAGGTTTATATCATATTAACTTTTGGTATGTTATCGTGCTGTGATAACTAACACGACAATCAAAGATAAACCACTGGACATGAAGTAATACCTAAGAAATTAGGTCAAGCTACACAAGTTTTTGGTTTAGTGATAAAAGCATTACACGTGCTGCGTGAATTAAGTGAGCGTTACGAGTTTAAATTTTACTATAGATAAAACCTTAAATTCAAGAAGGATAGAGAGACGGGCAATAGTTCACCGAGTTTCGAACAAAACAAAAAGAGTTAAAAATTAGGTGAAGCTACTTTTTCTAAGAAAGGGAGAAAGACGTTCACTAATTTTTGCTTTCAAAAATATAGTTTTCATAAGAAGGGAATTTGGTGGTGATAGTTACAAGTCTTTGTGGCATATGGCAAAGTTTTTGTTTTTGGCACAGGAACGTGCACGGATTGGTTGTTTCTGGGAAGTGctccttttttttctttgttcttttcacAACAATTTGGCCACTTATTCAATGTAAAGCAACTTTTAAGACCTTATTACCGTCTTTTGAGTTAAGACTCTTACTTTAAGTATTTTTCTGAAGGTTAAACTTCCTAAAAAGAAACACTTGAAACTTTAGAGGATAAAGATGATCTAGCTTATCTAACAATGGTTGTGTTGGCTCGATTAATTGACTTAGTAGTGTTAAGTTAggagtttaacttttatacagTGACATTATAATAAATTTTGACATTATTTGGTCACCTAAAAGATACATATAAGTAACCgttcataataaataaaactaATAACCGAGAAAGAAAAAGACAGACAACTTGTTCAAATAGATTAAAGTCTTTTTATTTTTCAGAAGGATAAGGATAATCAAATTTTCAAGACATTGAAAAAGGATATCCCTTTTTTGATTCGTTTGTTAATGGTTTAATTATCACCTAAGCACTAATTATTTTGTGCACTTTCGGATACAATTGCTTCCTCACCTTACTTTAATTTGGTCTAAAGTATATTTGCATCTGTCACCTTTCCTATTTGTGTTACTTACAGTTGTAAGGGCTAAAAATTTCTTTTTAGGTATTATGTGTTTTAATACTTATAATAATATAATGTCGCCTTTGCTAATTCTTTAAGACGTCATATTCAAGTGAACCAACTTAGTGGGGACCCAAAAAtggtttattattttaaaattggaTAATCCTCTTGTTACGTACTTAACGTTcaaacaaatatttttaaaacatataTTATCATAATAGATGAACCAACTTTTAGTTGCTATCATGCTCAATGCCAATTCTATCGTTTGAGGTGTAATTTTTAGTCCTTTTCATTGGTGTATACCAAAGACATGCAATATTCTAAGTGCTAAAAAACATTATCCACATAGCACAAAGAAAAAGTATATCTTTTTCAGAAAGCAAAGTGATGGTTTTGAGGATAAAAACAAGGATTATGTCCACCTCATAAGCTAGGATGTTTCTCCTGTTTTTGCCACCCAATTTAGAAAATGACAAAACAGTTTTAATTGAAACTATCACCAAATAGTTAAAAATAGTTTTCTCCGTCAGTGAATTGTGTGGATTACGTATGCTAGAAAAGTAAACGGAAAAACAAATTTGTTCAGAAATAGACTGGTTGCTGCACCTTGCtcatctttaaaaaaaaaaaaagcctaaGTTGTAATCAAATTTCAgttgagaaaaaaaatatttaggtAATTTTTTGATTTGTTTAATTCTAGATAAAGAGTTACTCAATATCTATATCAGTGGTAGTAATACGTACTTGATAAAATAATCTAGTTGGGAGACGGACCTAGGGTGTTAGGAGTGGATTTCATGAACTCATCATTTTCAACACGAATTATAAATATAGAGTATGTGAACCCCCCAATTAATTCTATGCTAACCACcataatatataataaaaaaatatagttgGAAGACCATAAGCCTAATATAATCAAGAATTTCCTGACCTTCTGATATGTGATGGATTTATCTGATACATCTGAAAGCAAAAAAATTGACTAGACAAACCTAAATAAGAGCTATGCAATTTTCTATGTTAGTACCTAAAAGTTGGCAAAATTGCTCTTGGACCAGAATAAATTCCTATGTACAAGTTACATGTCATAGCTCCACAATTCTTTCAATCAAGTTTGTTGATATTTTCTTTAGCTTGATTCACAACAGAATAGAAATGTGAATCAGTTACACGAAAGACAATTTTACCGTTGGTCCCCTTCAACCCTGAAAACTAATATACTCCATTATGTACTTGGTGTGCAGAGAGCAGGAAGATGGTGCAAAGGTGGTGAGAGTTGAAAATCTGAACAATCCATACAAAGGACAGTCCAATTTTAATTGGAGATTCAAGCTAACATTGAACAAACTTTACGCGTGGAGCCTAACAAATTATGAAAGGGTTGTGATGCTTGATTCTGATAACCTTTTCCTTCAGAAAACAGATGAACTGTTCCAATGTGGTCAGTTTTGTGCAGTCTTCATCAATCCTTGCATCTTCCACACTGGTCTCTTTGTATTGCAGGTCAGTTTTCTGCGCGAACAATATTTTATTAGTTGATATTTACATAATAAACGTAGGAATCTTATGGTTTGGCCAAATACTTATTTGACTGGTGATTCAAGTACTAGTTACTTACAAAATTTGAATTGCAGCCGTCAACAATGGTATTTAAGGACATGCTTCATCAGCTGAAGGTTGGAATGGACAATCCAGATGGCGCGGATCAAGGTTTTATTAGCGGTTACTTCCCAGATTTACTTGATCAGCCAATGTTCCATCCTTCCCCTAATGGTACCAGGCTCCAGGGAAATTATCGACTGCCTCTTGGTTATCAAATGGATGCCTCTTATTATTGTAAGTTTCATACCGCGTGTTTTAATTGGACGATATTTGTGATGTCTCATTAATGCATATTTCTGAAGCAGAGACAAAATTATAATGATTGTTACTTTTAACTCTTTTTCAGATCTCAGACTACATTGGTCGGTACCATGTGGACCTAATAGTGTCATTACTTTCCCTGGTGCACCATGGTTAAAACCTTGGTATTGGTGGTCATGGCCTGTTCTTCCTTTGGGCATTCAGTGGCATGAACAGCGACGTCAAACTCTTGGGTAAGACTAAAATCCTATCTTATAATATGTTTGGACTATAAATAACTACGCCTCAATTCTGAGCATGTTGAAGTGCATTCGTCAAAATTTAACCTGTTTGTCATTCTGCAGGTATGATGCAGAGATGCCACTAGTGCTGATTCAAACTGTATTTTACCTTGGAATAATGGTAATGACGCGCTTAGCACGTCCTAATTTATCTAAGTTGTGCTATCGACGTGAAGACACCAAGAGCATCTTCTTAATACGAACAGGCCTGAAATTGATCGCGATATGGTCCATTCTTGCAGCCTACATAATTCCTTTCTTCTTGATACCTCGGACAGTTCATCCAATAATCGGTTGGGGTCTCTACTTACTAGGTTCTTTTGCACTATCATGTATAGCACTGAATGCATTCTTGTTGCCAATGCTACCTGTTCTTATGCCATGGCTAGGAATTTTTGGGGCACTTTTGGTCATGGCTTATCCTTGGTATTCTGATGGTGTTGTAAGAGCATTAGCTGTATTTGCATACGCCTTTTGCGCGTCTCCTGTGGCATGGACAGCATTAGTAAAAATAATGTCTTGTCTACATGTTTCACTTGAGAGGGAAGGATTCTTGCCTAGGTTGAGTGAATCTGCTGCACCTGCTGGTTTTAACAAACTGTATTGATGAGTTAGAATCTGAAAATTGATGATATCAAAAAGGGgaaatattcaaaaaaaaaaaaactttgaatTATACACTGGGAATGATTTTATGGAAGTGTGCTTGTGCTGTTCTTAGAGTCTGCTGTTACACAAGCTAAAGGATTCTTTGATCTGTTccaaattctgatatgaactacaCAATGTTAAAATGGGATGAACTGGTGTATTATACTTGGAAATTGGATTTTTTTATCAAATCTATTAGCTCTCTATGTTGTAATTCCAGAAACAGATGCATTTGTAAAGAAAATTAGATAATGTGGGTGAGTTTATTTTTTACAGTAATTTTTTCTTTGTGCTGGATCACTTGGACTGGCCTTGTCCAAGTAAGGGATTTTAGCCTAAGATAAGAAGACAAATATGCTCCTGAATTTGGACCTTACTTTCCTTGGACTAGCCTTGTGCAAATGCTTAGCGTGTCAGGTTATGacttgtataatatatatatatatatatatatatatatatatatatatatatatatactagtttctCGGCACGTGCGTTGCATGTGTATACCGAGTCATATtgtatatgatttttaaaataattcaatataatcaaaataaaaatttcaatAAATAATCATACACAAACGAATAAAGTACAAGTTTCGATAAATGATTAATGTTGATCGTTGTATGATGACTTGTTTGTTATAGTCAAGCTGATTGGATATCATCTAAATCTATGAAGATGAACAATTAAGTTTTAATTAGGTACGTGTGTTTTTCTTACTTATTTTGATTTTATAAGGTACAAACATGTAATGAAGTATATCTCAACTAATATTCCTTATAGAGGATATTCttaacggcaaagggccaaatatacccctctactttcgaaaatggtctaacaatacccctcgttatactattgggttatctatacccgtgcagtcatactttgggttcaaatatacccctcatttaaacagagggactcgtgtcatcgtcctgttggtcaattctaaatatctcctaattaattaaaaatacgtattacccatacccgaaaaataattatttttttttgtaaaaactggaaaaaaactaAATTTCTTTTTTACTAAAACCTGAAAATAACGAAGataatttttttccagtttttacaaaaaactcctttaaaaaaactgaaaagcaattttttaaagcaattaaaaactggaaaaaactgaaatattttttactaaaaactgaaaaagaagaagaaaatacttgttttttttttcattttttacaaaaatattgctttagaaaattgctttttagtttttttttttctagtttttacaaaaatattattttagaaaatattttcagctttttttaaagcagttttttttgtaaaaattggaaaaaaaactGAAGAgcaattttctaaaacaataattAGAAAAtgtttagaattgaccaacaggacattgacacgtgtccctccatttaaatgaggggtatatttgaattcAAAgtattgtcacacctcctttttcccgagtgGATAGGGGATATggagtttttttttaatttaaatgacattattcgaaatgggattatttatttattcagagtcgccacttggaataatttatggtgtcccaagtcaccgatttattttagaatcccaaatcgaggaaatttgactcttatttttggtccgcgaacacagaagaccgggaagtaattctgttaacctgggagaaggtgtgaggcactcccaagttctgtgattttagcacagtcgcttaacaattaatacttgacgtaattatctgatttattacatgttttaaacccaTTGTGCAATGTTGTCTTTTAtcgctttttaatatttatgaaatttatttgaacaagtcgcgatgtcgcacacttgtcgttttggtacacattgcaaaccgcgccacgtgaaacgcacccgcgatttacaacatgtttatttttattattatttgaagttatattcaagtcgcgtgaaacgcgcacttgaattggggtttacatatcatgactatgccgcaggaaccatacccatagtcacgatgattattattaatcgcgcctaaatcaaGCTATGATTTTCggatattattcaattactaattttgacattattgtaaggtcatgaggtatgtatattgttaCGGAGGAAATTaagtaaattaattatggaaaaagttcgctagcttgtgaatgtttatttatttttggtcatgtgcaacaaatagcccataaatacgctagggaagtccaattaaagtcttacaccaataatggcccaacctaatctcttataattttactgctaaccaatatttgaaactagactaaatttatggcagGAATAGATAGATATAGGCAGGAccaatttagtcactaagataggagattaaaataaaactaaagcatgctaaaatggaaagccattacttcattgaataaacaagaaaagtaacgaattaatacatattcatcaataaaattaaccatatgaactactaaaaaggacaataaattaatcttaacaaatactcaacatgagaacaaattaatcttagcacactcagatgcgaactcgatcatatcatactcaaagttaaattaaaacagagtgacccaaaacattaatgagaaaaacaaaatagaaagagaagtgaacctttgtattaatgattttggatttaaattacaaccactcaatgatcggaTAGATCTCAACTAGACCCTTCGGACCACGAAAAACTCGAGCGGcaaatctcaacttgcaacctcaatcgaccttgcaaaactgacgatttagtggctatttttggagcttttttttTGAGGGGGATGGCTCAAAAGTGATCAAGGGGGGGGTAATGATGGCACAAAAGTGGTCAAGGGCTGTTGGTTTTGGGGTGGTGAAGCTGCTTGATTTTTTCGAACgaaagccgaagaaagaatgaaacgagtagaaatttccttatcctagaagaagaaatataattttttctcaattccttcctccctattaTTTTCCTTTCTTCCTCCCTCATTGttttcatcacatttctcttctatttatataaAACATTTttggaattttcagatttttactttttattatttttttatttttttatttttaattaaaaaaaattttcacttcccatttttcttattttttttaaaaataattccccacttttctttacttttatttttaatttctcacttttttacttttaatatatttaaaatccccttttttacttttctttttttatttcccacttattttacttttcttttttttatttctcacttacttttatttaaaaaaaaaaaatcagataaccttacttttattttttaattccaactttatttgacttttcattttttaaattttcacattcttttacttttatttttttaatttttcactttcttttacttttgttattaaataatttctacctacttttacttttacttttaaattttatatttctacttttcttattttttaattcccatccgaaattcgttttaaaaaaaatgaaaaaatatttatttttggttttttattcattttatttaaaaataaagataaaaataataataaaaataatactaatagtaataattgaccttttaaattattaataatgtctttctctctctctctctctctctatatatatatatatatatatatactaaaatatatatattaaattctaaaaatatttacatagtagaaggtgataaaaattcaaatatagtcaaaaattaggtgctcacaagtatgactgcagggggtatagataacctaatagtataacgaggggtattgttagaccattttcgaaagtagaggggtatatttggccatttgccgTATTCTTAATGTAATTTGCTTTTATCCGTTTCGATTAATTTCTTTCATGATTAAGACTCTTGTTGGTCGATATTAATATCTCTCTTGAAAGTGTAATGTAAAATTGGCACATGTATGTGGAGCTAGAATTTTTGACGCTTATGGGTTCATGATTCTACTTTTTTAAAGTTATTGAGTTCTA
The DNA window shown above is from Nicotiana tomentosiformis chromosome 8, ASM39032v3, whole genome shotgun sequence and carries:
- the LOC104111520 gene encoding putative glucuronosyltransferase PGSIP8; this encodes MIRRLNLLFLWGFWILIIALTTVVGGVPATAESKGVHRNAYATMMYMGTPRDYEFYIATRVMLRSLSRLGVDADLVVIASLDVPLHWVQTLEQEDGAKVVRVENLNNPYKGQSNFNWRFKLTLNKLYAWSLTNYERVVMLDSDNLFLQKTDELFQCGQFCAVFINPCIFHTGLFVLQPSTMVFKDMLHQLKVGMDNPDGADQGFISGYFPDLLDQPMFHPSPNGTRLQGNYRLPLGYQMDASYYYLRLHWSVPCGPNSVITFPGAPWLKPWYWWSWPVLPLGIQWHEQRRQTLGYDAEMPLVLIQTVFYLGIMVMTRLARPNLSKLCYRREDTKSIFLIRTGLKLIAIWSILAAYIIPFFLIPRTVHPIIGWGLYLLGSFALSCIALNAFLLPMLPVLMPWLGIFGALLVMAYPWYSDGVVRALAVFAYAFCASPVAWTALVKIMSCLHVSLEREGFLPRLSESAAPAGFNKLY